In Carya illinoinensis cultivar Pawnee chromosome 7, C.illinoinensisPawnee_v1, whole genome shotgun sequence, the following are encoded in one genomic region:
- the LOC122317462 gene encoding salicylate carboxymethyltransferase-like yields the protein MVGVTINRVPLPQHNPDKLRVSTASEERIREARGREMEVIEVLHMNGGMGDTSYANNSLVQLKVITMTKPITEDAITKLYSSTLPKSLVIADLGCSSGPNTLFAVSELIKVVDQLRRKSGHDQSPEYQVFLNDLPGNDFNTIFKSLPSFQKKMSNQLGAGAGSCFFAGVPGSFYGRLFPSKTLHFVHSSYGVQWLSKVPEQVESNKGNIYMAKTSPPSVLRAYHAQFQRDFSMFLKCRAEELVLGGRMVLTILGRRSEDPSSKECCYIWELLAMVLNEMVSKGLIEEEKMDSFNIPQYTPSPSEVKFEVLKEGSFIIDYLEVSEVNWSINDTSEINSSYDQFCDGGYNVAKCMRAVAEPLLVSHFGDAIIEEVFSRYREILSDRISKESTCFFNVIVSLIKKEWS from the exons ATGGTTGGTGTAACTATAAATAGGGTACCTCTCCCTCAACATAATCCCGACAAACTCAGAGTTAGTACTGCAAGCGAAGAGAGAATAAGAGAAGCGAGAGGTAGAGAGATGGAAGTTATCGAAGTGTTGCACATGAACGGAGGAATGGGAGACACAAGTTATGCAAATAACTCCCTAGTTCAG CTAAAGGTCATAACCATGACCAAGCCCATCACAGAGGATGCCATAACCAAACTCTACTCCAGCACGTTGCCAAAGAGCCTAGTCATCGCAGACTTGGGTTGTTCTTCCGGACCAAACACTTTGTTCGCAgtttctgaacttatcaaggtaGTGGATCAGCTTCGCCGAAAATCAGGGCATGATCAATCACCTGAATATCAAGTTTTCTTGAACGACCTTCCGGGAAACGACTTCAATACCATTTTCAAGTCGTTGCCAAGCTTCCAGAAAAAAATGAGCAATCAATTGGGAGCTGGTGCAGGTTCATGCTTCTTTGCAGGAGTTCCTGGTTCTTTCTACGGCAGGCTTTTCCCAAGCAAAACTCTGCATTTTGTCCATTCTTCTTATGGCGTCCAATGGCTATCTAAG GTTCCTGAGCAAGTGGAGAGCAACAAAGGGAACATTTACATGGCAAAAACAAGCCCGCCAAGCGTACTACGGGCTTACCATGCACAGTTTCAAAGAGATTTCTCAATGTTTTTGAAGTGTCGTGCAGAAGAGTTGGTACTAGGCGGACGAATGGTTTTAACAATTTTGGGAAGAAGAAGTGAAGATCCATCAAGCAAAGAGTGTTGTTATATATGGGAACTTTTGGCTATGGTACTCAATGAAATGGTCTCCAAG GGACtcatagaagaagaaaaaatggatTCTTTCAACATTCCTCAGTACACACCATCTCCATCTGAAGTGAAATTCGAAGTTCTGAAAGAGGGATCCTTCATCATTGATTACCTAGAGGTATCTGAAGTGAATTGGAGCATTAATGATACAAGTGAAATAAACTCGTCTTATGATCAGTTTTGCGATGGTGGTTATAATGTTGCAAAGTGTATGAGAGCTGTGGCGGAACCCTTGCTTGTTAGTCACTTTGGAGATGCAATCATTGAGGAGGTTTTCAGCAGATATAGAGAAATTCTTTCCGATCGAATTTCTAAAGAGAGCACTTGCTTTTTCAATGTGATTGTTTCCTTGATAAAAAAGGAATGGTCatga